In a single window of the Mesoplodon densirostris isolate mMesDen1 chromosome 18, mMesDen1 primary haplotype, whole genome shotgun sequence genome:
- the LOC132478405 gene encoding translational activator of cytochrome c oxidase 1: MAAWAAVTSSRAAAQCLWARGSGVRMALPCFPPAFQPEPPGCSPRGGRTLHLTAEVPAGHNKWSKVRHIKGPKDTERSRIFSKLSLSIRLAVKEGGPNPELNSNLASILEMCRSKHMPKATIEAALKMEKTKDTYLLYEGRGPGGSSLLIEALSNSSSKCHSDIKRILNKNGGMMAEGARHSFDKKGVIVVGVEDKEKKAVNLERALELAIEAGAEDVKETEDEEETNIFKFICDASSLHQVRKKLDSLGLCSVSCMLEFIPNTKVRLADPDLEQAAHLIQALGNHDDVIHVYDNIE; the protein is encoded by the exons ATGGCGGCTTGGGCCGCTGTCACCTCGAGCAGGGCCGCTGCCCAGTGCTTGTGGGCGCGAGGCTCCGGGGTCCGGATGGCTCTTCCGTGCTTCCCCCCGGCCTTCCAGCCTGAGCCCCCAGGCTGTAGCCCCCGTGGGGGCCGGACGCTGCACCTCACGGCAGAAGTCCCCGCCGGGCACAACAAGTGGTCCAAAGTCCGGCACATCAAGGGTCCCAAGGACACCGAAAGGAGTCGCATCTTCTCCAAGCTCAGTTTGAGCATTCGCCTAGCGGTTAAAG AAGGAGGCCCCAACCCCGAGTTGAATAGCAACCTGGCCAGCATCTTAGAGATGTGTCGCAGCAAGCACATGCCCAAGGCAACAATTGAGGCAGCGCTGAAAATGGAG AAAACCAAGGACACTTATTTGTTGTATGAGGGCCGAGGCCCTGGTGGCTCTTCTCTTCTCATTGAGGCGTTATCTAACAGTAGCTCCAAGTGCCACTCGGACATCAAACGTATCCTGAACAAGAATGG GGGAATGATGGCTGAAGGAGCTCGCCACTCCTTTGACAAAAAGGGGGTGATCGTGGTTGGAGTGGAGGACAAAGAGAAGAAAGCTGTGAACCTGGAGCGTGCCCTGGAGCTGGCAATAGAAGCAGGAGCTGAGGATgtcaaggaaactgaagatgaagaGGAAAcgaacatttttaaa TTTATTTGTGATGCCTCTTCACTGCATCAGGTGCGGAAGAAGCTGGACTCCCTGGGCCTGTGTTCTGTGTCCTGTATGCTAGAGTTCATCCCCAACACAAAGGTGCGGCTGGCTGACCCTGACCTGGAGCAGGCTGCCCATCTCATCCAGGCTCTCGGCAACCACGATGACGTGATCCACGTCTATGACAACATTGAGTAG